A genomic window from Terriglobia bacterium includes:
- a CDS encoding GGDEF domain-containing protein — protein MTVLSAMAFVLTAIPSYFRHSEYFYEIRSDQARWGILCLLLLFDGWLVYRQWTFRRRRRELFRDDAGKEVPAGPLSELSSIDALTGLHTRAFIEQQLGKEIARAKRQNSSLSLAAIHLDEFAEITKCYGPSATDAALKELAWRLKKACRGSDFAVRLANDDFLLVLPECGLGEVKTVLSRLGSLEMVCSGRKINLAYTTTWVDYQPGDLPSELLKRATQLLHLYENAAKGSFSSTLAPH, from the coding sequence GTGACCGTGCTTTCGGCGATGGCCTTTGTGCTCACCGCCATCCCCTCGTATTTCCGGCACAGCGAGTATTTTTACGAAATTCGCTCCGATCAGGCGCGGTGGGGAATCCTCTGTCTGCTTCTTCTCTTTGACGGCTGGCTGGTTTACAGGCAATGGACGTTTCGGCGACGGCGGAGGGAACTATTCCGGGATGACGCCGGGAAGGAAGTGCCGGCTGGGCCACTCTCCGAATTGTCCAGCATCGATGCGCTGACGGGCTTACACACGCGCGCGTTCATCGAGCAGCAGCTTGGCAAAGAGATTGCCCGCGCTAAGCGGCAGAACAGTTCGCTGAGCCTGGCCGCGATTCATCTCGATGAATTTGCCGAGATCACAAAGTGCTACGGGCCATCGGCCACAGACGCGGCTCTAAAAGAGCTGGCCTGGCGCTTGAAGAAAGCGTGTCGTGGCTCGGATTTTGCGGTGCGCCTGGCAAACGATGATTTCCTGCTGGTGCTGCCGGAATGCGGCTTGGGTGAAGTCAAAACAGTCTTGAGCCGTCTTGGCTCTCTGGAGATGGTTTGCTCGGGGCGGAAAATAAACCTCGCCTACACGACCACATGGGTGGATTATCAACCGGGCGACCTGCCGTCGGAATTGCTCAAGCGCGCCACGCAACTGCTTCACCTGTACGAGAACGCCGCGAAAGGCAGCTTTTCTTCCACGCTTGCACCGCACTGA
- the smc gene encoding chromosome segregation protein SMC, with amino-acid sequence MLKLRKVDIVGFKSFCERTSVTFSGSGITCIVGPNGCGKSNVVDAISWVLGEQSHKSLRAERMADCIFNGTTKRPPLGLAEVTITMEDPELAEAARFVLESQAQEGEAASVLGEESARTADVTVSESAEPVVETGAEAGAEIAADDAGKFKRRKRGADKPALVTRPGEVVVSRRLYRSGQSEYLINGRVARLRDIQEMFMGVGLGPDSYAIIEQGRIGLILSTKPMERRAIIEEAAGVTKFKTKKRLAEAKLESSKVNLSRVNDIVVEVEKQLGSLKRQASKARRYAEVRDQMRGIVRQMLASKARELDTEAERLAAQHDELLRSETERAAALQQQEQEQDRLNQRIYELDAEMRQSQNHLGLTALELDRAENRLAFNRQRNEELAGRGQQIAQEAEQSAAQTAAVRARSQEQEQTVAAVRAEAAEQMARVEEFSRGAQTLSDDTQQAEQRIEMLRRSAAAAGDELTRLHGEERQAEEALLHRGEALRRLEGGESELLEGSIRLRDDAGHAASERDSAAGNLRQLEQQAAELQARIAGLRSQRSSTETTAAALRDSLAAVRARRQTLEQILNDHSYTAEAVKKLFAMPQGGNAGTGRDFHAVGVLADYAEVEQQYEVAVEQFLREELQYVVVKTYDHARAGISLLREEVGGRATFFVDSLRNLEISDSAPVRPFRAEDGVIGRLDKLVEFRDPLGPAAKQFLPRLHTAFLTDSAAVAERLAREYPQYSFVLPDGTCYQGRMVSGGRPDAAGPLGMKRELRALETEIGECEQKSAEAQAAIEAIAAELRGAEASLEELAAKQREAERAVFAATHRYQQMQNDLARLSLELTVCQEDLTRIRRDVEAAKLRAASAREQHAVAAASRAAAEAESTRLVAELAGMRLSIQASQEHLAAARAEQAALAERLTAAESLAARLEDERLENERREAALRQQLAAMDEEAAALVRQNEEVGQQLEGLRSEKLRLEARQKELEQEWESARTRVTQTEDHLRMGRQSLQELREARSHAEVDRARNDSDRQHLRETCLAEVNAHPEDLLAQEVAFLSGEELAAAETSYREMKARIEAMGPVNMMALEEYNECEQRFTFLTRERDDLLQSIVDTQQAIRELDEACREKFETAFREINRGFSDAFHTIFGGGMAEMRLTEPDSSGDAGIDIVASPPGKRLQNVLLLSGGEKAMTALALLIAIFRYQPSPFCILDEVDAPLDEANVGRFTRLVDQMSSLTQFIIVTHNRRTMEMGSVLYGVTMQEPGVSKLVSVRWEGTETEAPAPKRAAAASAA; translated from the coding sequence GTGCTTAAGCTGCGAAAAGTGGACATCGTTGGGTTTAAGTCCTTCTGCGAGCGGACTTCCGTCACGTTCAGCGGCAGCGGCATCACGTGTATCGTGGGGCCCAACGGCTGCGGCAAGTCCAACGTGGTGGACGCCATCTCCTGGGTGCTGGGCGAGCAGAGCCACAAATCGCTGCGCGCCGAGCGTATGGCCGACTGCATTTTCAATGGCACCACAAAGCGCCCGCCGCTGGGCCTGGCCGAAGTCACCATCACGATGGAAGATCCCGAGCTGGCGGAAGCCGCGCGGTTCGTCCTGGAAAGCCAGGCGCAGGAAGGCGAGGCGGCCAGCGTCCTCGGAGAAGAATCAGCCAGGACCGCCGACGTCACGGTTTCGGAAAGCGCCGAGCCTGTGGTGGAAACTGGCGCGGAAGCTGGCGCCGAAATCGCGGCCGACGACGCCGGGAAGTTCAAGCGCCGCAAGCGCGGCGCGGACAAGCCGGCACTGGTCACCCGGCCCGGCGAAGTGGTGGTCAGCCGGCGCCTGTACCGCTCGGGGCAGAGCGAATACCTGATCAACGGGCGGGTGGCGCGGCTGCGCGACATTCAGGAGATGTTCATGGGCGTGGGCCTGGGGCCGGACTCCTACGCCATCATCGAGCAGGGGCGCATCGGGCTGATCCTCTCGACCAAGCCGATGGAGCGGCGGGCGATCATCGAAGAGGCCGCCGGGGTCACCAAGTTCAAGACCAAGAAGCGGCTGGCGGAAGCCAAGCTGGAATCCTCCAAGGTCAATCTCTCGCGGGTCAACGACATCGTGGTGGAAGTGGAAAAGCAGCTGGGCTCGCTGAAGCGCCAGGCCTCGAAGGCCCGGCGATACGCGGAGGTGCGCGACCAGATGCGCGGCATCGTGCGGCAGATGCTGGCCAGCAAGGCCCGCGAACTGGACACGGAAGCCGAACGCCTGGCCGCGCAGCACGACGAGCTGCTGCGCTCGGAAACCGAGCGCGCCGCCGCGCTGCAACAGCAGGAGCAGGAGCAGGACCGCCTCAACCAGCGCATCTACGAGCTGGACGCCGAGATGCGCCAGAGCCAGAACCACCTGGGTCTGACCGCTCTGGAGCTGGACCGCGCGGAAAATCGCCTGGCCTTCAACCGCCAGCGCAATGAAGAGCTCGCCGGGCGCGGGCAGCAGATCGCCCAGGAAGCCGAACAGTCCGCGGCGCAAACCGCCGCGGTCCGCGCGCGCAGCCAGGAGCAGGAACAGACCGTGGCCGCAGTGCGTGCGGAAGCCGCGGAGCAGATGGCGCGCGTTGAAGAGTTCTCGCGCGGCGCCCAGACCCTCAGCGACGATACGCAGCAGGCGGAGCAGCGCATCGAGATGCTGCGCCGCTCCGCGGCGGCGGCCGGCGACGAGCTGACCCGGCTGCACGGCGAAGAGCGCCAGGCCGAAGAGGCCCTCTTGCACCGAGGCGAAGCCCTGCGCCGCCTGGAAGGCGGCGAGAGCGAGCTGCTGGAAGGCTCCATCCGCCTGCGCGACGATGCCGGCCACGCCGCCAGCGAGCGTGACAGCGCCGCCGGCAACCTGCGCCAGCTCGAGCAGCAGGCTGCCGAGCTCCAGGCGCGCATCGCCGGGCTGCGCAGCCAGCGCAGCAGCACGGAAACCACAGCGGCCGCCCTGCGCGATTCCCTGGCCGCGGTGCGCGCGCGCCGCCAGACGCTGGAACAGATTCTCAACGATCACTCCTACACCGCCGAGGCCGTGAAGAAGCTCTTCGCCATGCCCCAGGGCGGCAATGCCGGGACAGGCCGCGACTTCCACGCCGTCGGGGTGCTCGCGGATTACGCCGAAGTCGAGCAGCAGTACGAAGTCGCCGTCGAGCAGTTTCTCCGCGAGGAGCTGCAGTACGTGGTGGTGAAGACCTACGACCACGCCCGGGCGGGCATCTCCCTGCTGCGCGAGGAGGTGGGCGGACGCGCCACCTTCTTTGTCGACTCCCTGCGCAACCTGGAGATTTCGGACTCCGCTCCGGTCCGGCCGTTCCGCGCGGAAGACGGCGTCATCGGCCGCCTCGACAAGCTCGTGGAATTCCGCGATCCGCTGGGCCCGGCGGCCAAGCAGTTTTTGCCGCGGCTGCACACGGCCTTTCTGACGGACAGCGCCGCGGTCGCCGAAAGGCTGGCGCGCGAATATCCGCAGTACTCCTTCGTCCTGCCCGACGGCACCTGCTACCAGGGCCGCATGGTCAGCGGCGGGCGCCCCGACGCGGCCGGCCCGCTGGGCATGAAGCGCGAGCTGCGCGCCCTGGAAACGGAAATCGGGGAGTGCGAGCAGAAGTCCGCGGAAGCCCAGGCGGCCATCGAAGCGATCGCCGCGGAGCTGCGCGGCGCTGAAGCGTCACTGGAAGAGCTGGCCGCCAAGCAGCGCGAAGCCGAACGCGCGGTCTTTGCCGCTACGCACCGCTACCAGCAGATGCAGAACGACCTGGCGCGGCTGAGCCTGGAGCTCACCGTCTGCCAGGAAGACCTCACGCGCATCCGCCGCGACGTCGAAGCCGCCAAGCTGCGCGCCGCAAGCGCCCGCGAACAACACGCCGTGGCCGCCGCCAGCCGCGCCGCCGCCGAGGCCGAAAGCACGCGCCTGGTGGCCGAGCTGGCTGGCATGCGCCTGTCAATCCAGGCATCTCAGGAACATCTCGCCGCAGCCCGCGCCGAACAGGCCGCGCTCGCCGAACGCCTGACGGCCGCGGAGTCTCTGGCCGCGCGGCTTGAGGACGAACGTCTGGAGAACGAGCGCCGCGAAGCGGCTCTCCGCCAGCAACTCGCGGCCATGGACGAAGAGGCCGCCGCGCTGGTACGCCAGAACGAGGAAGTTGGGCAGCAGCTCGAGGGGCTGCGCAGCGAAAAGCTGCGCCTGGAAGCGCGCCAGAAAGAACTCGAGCAGGAATGGGAAAGCGCGCGCACGCGCGTCACCCAGACCGAAGACCACCTGCGCATGGGCCGGCAGTCCCTGCAGGAACTGCGCGAGGCCCGCAGCCACGCCGAAGTGGACCGCGCGCGCAACGACTCCGACCGCCAACACCTGCGCGAGACCTGCCTGGCCGAGGTCAACGCCCATCCCGAAGACCTCCTGGCCCAGGAAGTGGCGTTCCTCAGCGGTGAAGAGCTCGCCGCCGCAGAGACCAGCTACCGGGAGATGAAGGCGCGCATCGAGGCCATGGGGCCGGTGAATATGATGGCCCTCGAGGAATACAACGAGTGCGAGCAGCGCTTCACCTTCCTCACCCGCGAGCGCGACGACCTGCTGCAGTCCATCGTGGACACCCAGCAGGCCATCCGCGAGCTGGACGAAGCGTGCCGCGAAAAATTCGAGACCGCCTTCCGAGAGATCAACCGCGGCTTCTCCGATGCCTTTCACACCATCTTCGGCGGGGGCATGGCGGAGATGCGCCTGACCGAGCCGGATAGTTCCGGCGACGCGGGCATCGACATCGTGGCCTCGCCCCCGGGCAAGCGGCTGCAGAACGTGCTGCTGCTCTCCGGCGGCGAAAAGGCCATGACCGCGCTGGCATTGCTGATCGCTATTTTCCGTTACCAGCCCAGCCCCTTCTGCATCCTGGACGAAGTGGACGCGCCGCTGGACGAAGCCAACGTGGGGCGCTTCACGCGGCTGGTGGATCAGATGAGCTCGCTGACGCAGTTCATTATCGTCACCCATAACCGGCGCACCATGGAGATGGGCTCGGTGCTCTACGGGGTCACGATGCAGGAGCCCGGCGTCTCCAAGCTCGTCAGCGTGCGCTGGGAAGGCACAGAGACCGAGGCGCCCGCGCCGAAGAGGGCCGCGGCTGCTTCCGCGGCTTAA
- a CDS encoding carboxypeptidase regulatory-like domain-containing protein has translation MRMQLAKVCMVALSMVSAPAVVSPGPGAGAITGKVTFRGTPARAKPIDMSKEPVCAKMHPKGLLTDNVVTGPGNTLGNVVVYISAGAPDSSAAPATSVSFDQKGCHYTTHVLAFRTRQNVEISNSDPLSHNIHPLAKINREWNRIQPPETPPFSYSYENEEFIPVKCNIHAWMKAYFVVLKASHFGVTGEDGLFRLPDLPPGKYTITAWHETYGTQSQEITIAGDETQTVNFVFPAIP, from the coding sequence ATGAGAATGCAACTGGCAAAAGTATGCATGGTCGCGCTATCCATGGTTTCCGCTCCAGCCGTGGTCTCTCCCGGTCCGGGCGCGGGGGCCATCACCGGAAAAGTGACTTTTAGGGGAACTCCCGCAAGAGCCAAGCCCATTGACATGTCCAAGGAGCCGGTATGCGCCAAAATGCATCCGAAGGGGCTCCTGACGGACAACGTGGTCACCGGTCCCGGCAACACCCTGGGGAATGTCGTCGTGTACATTTCCGCCGGCGCGCCGGATAGCTCCGCGGCGCCCGCGACCTCCGTGAGTTTCGACCAGAAGGGCTGCCACTATACGACGCACGTGCTCGCGTTTCGCACGCGGCAGAATGTGGAGATCTCCAACAGCGACCCCTTATCGCACAATATCCACCCCCTCGCGAAAATCAACCGCGAGTGGAACCGGATCCAGCCACCCGAAACACCGCCCTTCTCCTACTCCTACGAGAATGAGGAGTTCATCCCCGTAAAGTGCAATATTCACGCGTGGATGAAGGCCTATTTTGTGGTCCTGAAGGCCAGCCACTTTGGGGTTACGGGAGAGGACGGCCTGTTTAGGCTGCCGGACCTGCCCCCCGGCAAGTACACCATCACCGCCTGGCACGAGACCTACGGCACGCAGAGCCAGGAAATCACCATCGCCGGCGACGAAACGCAAACGGTCAACTTCGTCTTTCCGGCAATCCCCTGA